Proteins from a genomic interval of Calypte anna isolate BGI_N300 chromosome 19, bCalAnn1_v1.p, whole genome shotgun sequence:
- the DYNLL2 gene encoding dynein light chain 2, cytoplasmic isoform X2, which translates to MSDRKAVIKNADMSEDMQQDAVDCATQAMEKYNIEKDIAAYIKKEFDKKYNPTWHCIVGRNFGSYVTHETKHFIYFYLGQVAILLFKSG; encoded by the exons ATGTCTGACAGAAAGGCAGTGATCAAGAATGCGGACATGTCTGAGGACATGCAGCAGGATGCTGTGGACTGTGCTACACAGGCAATGGAGAAGTACAACATAGAAAAGGACATTGCAGCATATATAAAAAAG gaATTTGACAAGAAATACAACCCAACTTGGCACTGCATTGTTGGCAGAAACTTTGGCAGCTATGTAACACATGAGACAAAGCACTTCATCTATTTTTACTTGGGTCAGGTTGCAATTCTTCTCTTCAAGTCTGGATAG
- the DYNLL2 gene encoding dynein light chain 2, cytoplasmic isoform X1 gives MFCLRFTMSDRKAVIKNADMSEDMQQDAVDCATQAMEKYNIEKDIAAYIKKEFDKKYNPTWHCIVGRNFGSYVTHETKHFIYFYLGQVAILLFKSG, from the exons ATGTTCTGCCTTAGGTTCACAATGTCTGACAGAAAGGCAGTGATCAAGAATGCGGACATGTCTGAGGACATGCAGCAGGATGCTGTGGACTGTGCTACACAGGCAATGGAGAAGTACAACATAGAAAAGGACATTGCAGCATATATAAAAAAG gaATTTGACAAGAAATACAACCCAACTTGGCACTGCATTGTTGGCAGAAACTTTGGCAGCTATGTAACACATGAGACAAAGCACTTCATCTATTTTTACTTGGGTCAGGTTGCAATTCTTCTCTTCAAGTCTGGATAG